The following are encoded in a window of Citrobacter freundii genomic DNA:
- the rlmF gene encoding 23S rRNA (adenine(1618)-N(6))-methyltransferase RlmF encodes MPPQKPGLHPRNRHNGRYDLATLCQVTPELTQFLTITPGGEQSVDFANPLAVKALNKALLAHYYAVANWDIPQGYLCPPVPGRADYIHHLADLLGETTGTIPANASVLDVGVGANCIYPLIGVHEYGWRFTGSETSQEALSSALAIVNGNPGLTRAIRLRRQKDLSSIFNGIIHKNEQFEATLCNPPFHDSAASARAGSERKRRNLGQDKDDALNFGGKQEELWCEGGEVAFIKKMIAESQAFGRQVMWFTTLVSRGENLPPLYHALTDVGAVKVVKKEMAQGQKHSRFIAWTFMDNDQRRRFMARQR; translated from the coding sequence ATGCCCCCCCAGAAACCGGGATTACACCCACGCAACCGCCACAATGGCCGTTACGATCTTGCCACGTTATGCCAGGTTACGCCCGAATTGACGCAATTCCTCACTATTACGCCAGGCGGCGAGCAGAGCGTTGATTTTGCTAACCCATTGGCTGTGAAGGCGCTGAATAAAGCCCTGCTGGCGCATTACTATGCGGTGGCTAATTGGGATATTCCGCAAGGTTACCTGTGCCCACCGGTACCGGGTCGGGCGGATTACATTCATCATCTGGCCGATCTATTGGGCGAAACGACGGGAACTATCCCGGCGAATGCGAGCGTGCTGGACGTCGGCGTTGGGGCAAACTGTATTTATCCGCTGATTGGCGTGCACGAATATGGCTGGCGGTTTACCGGCAGTGAGACCAGCCAGGAAGCATTGAGCAGCGCACTGGCGATCGTTAACGGCAATCCGGGGTTAACCCGTGCTATTCGCCTGCGCCGTCAGAAAGATTTGTCGTCTATCTTCAACGGAATTATTCATAAGAATGAACAGTTCGAAGCGACACTGTGCAATCCGCCGTTCCATGATTCAGCGGCTTCTGCCCGCGCCGGAAGTGAGCGTAAACGTCGTAACCTGGGACAGGACAAAGACGATGCGCTGAACTTTGGTGGGAAACAGGAGGAGCTCTGGTGTGAAGGTGGCGAAGTGGCGTTTATCAAAAAAATGATCGCCGAAAGCCAGGCCTTTGGTCGCCAGGTGATGTGGTTCACCACGCTGGTTTCACGCGGTGAAAATCTGCCACCGCTGTACCACGCCCTGACGGATGTGGGTGCGGTGAAAGTGGTCAAAAAAGAAATGGCCCAGGGGCAAAAGCACAGCCGCTTTATTGCCTGGACCTTTATGGATAACGATCAGCGTCGCCGTTTTATGGCGCGTCAGCGCTAA
- the mcbA gene encoding DUF1471 family periplasmic protein McbA — MKKCLTLLAATVLTGMTFASFAAPPNTSPATGPLQASGTVSATGASSLTDLEDKLAEKAKEQGAKGFVVNAAGGKNQMYGTATIYK, encoded by the coding sequence ATGAAGAAATGCCTCACACTCCTTGCCGCTACCGTACTCACCGGCATGACATTTGCGTCTTTTGCTGCACCGCCTAACACCAGTCCTGCCACCGGCCCGCTACAGGCTTCCGGAACCGTGTCGGCTACCGGCGCGTCAAGCCTGACCGATCTTGAAGACAAGCTGGCGGAAAAAGCGAAAGAGCAAGGCGCAAAAGGCTTTGTGGTTAATGCTGCTGGCGGTAAAAATCAGATGTACGGTACCGCAACTATCTACAAGTAA